One Lactobacillus sp. CBA3606 DNA segment encodes these proteins:
- a CDS encoding gamma-glutamyl-gamma-aminobutyrate hydrolase family protein, with protein sequence MVKPIIGIAPGVLTVNSQMFPGRQRDYVNRDYLKSVTDNGGIPLVLPVTTDVATMQRYVQLIDGLLLCGGQDIDPLTYGEEPLAELGAIDPQRDQYERALVAIVHAAHKPILGICRGLQLLNTLYGGTLYQDITDMPAGEGTLKHMQAQLPAYGMHHIQVEATSQLATYLGQTSLTVNSFHHQTLHRIAPGFQVVATAPDHVVEAIEATAGGMQLGVQWHPEMMQTDNPVMAQLFAKFINTSTVTN encoded by the coding sequence ATGGTTAAACCAATTATTGGTATTGCACCGGGAGTTTTAACGGTGAATAGTCAGATGTTTCCCGGGCGACAACGCGATTATGTGAACCGCGATTATTTAAAATCAGTGACTGATAATGGTGGCATCCCACTGGTCTTGCCGGTGACGACGGATGTAGCCACCATGCAACGATACGTTCAGTTGATAGATGGGTTACTACTGTGCGGTGGTCAAGATATTGATCCGCTTACTTATGGTGAAGAACCGTTAGCTGAGCTAGGGGCAATTGATCCGCAACGTGACCAGTATGAACGGGCGTTAGTCGCCATAGTCCATGCGGCGCATAAGCCTATTCTGGGGATTTGTCGTGGCTTACAACTGCTGAATACGTTATATGGTGGGACGTTGTATCAAGATATTACCGACATGCCAGCTGGCGAGGGAACCCTGAAACATATGCAGGCGCAATTACCCGCATATGGCATGCATCATATTCAGGTTGAAGCAACGTCGCAATTAGCAACGTATCTAGGTCAAACATCGTTAACGGTTAATTCGTTTCATCATCAGACATTGCATCGGATTGCACCAGGTTTTCAAGTGGTTGCGACTGCTCCGGACCACGTTGTCGAAGCGATTGAGGCGACTGCTGGCGGTATGCAGTTGGGTGTGCAATGGCATCCAGAAATGATGCAAACTGACAATCCAGTGATGGCCCAATTGTTTGCTAAATTTATTAACACAAGTACAGTAACAAATTAA